Proteins found in one Nocardia brasiliensis ATCC 700358 genomic segment:
- a CDS encoding isochorismate synthase: MDGFLLAQPGGVVRATGSRIAFREPERAVAALRAGSADLIVGALPFDPREPAALTVPEQAEHTAGPWRPAALPELPAVQFLTEIPSAAEHIARVTKLVEQLGDPAQPLRKVVAARSILAEAASALDPEVVAAHLLARHPHANVFAVDLSAAGRTGATLVGATPEVLIERRGRTVTLHPLAGTVPRLADPDADAAQARDLLASGKNRDEHAFVIDWIRDRLGPVCAELSIPDGPELVRTHEVWHLATPISGTLRDPATTALELALLLHPTPALCGTPTDLALETIAGLEEDRGFYGGAVGWCDAHGDGSWVVAIRCAELSADGRTVHAYAGGGIVAASDPKAELDETTAKLRTLLGSLHCAIPAH, from the coding sequence ATGGACGGATTCCTGCTTGCTCAGCCCGGCGGGGTGGTCCGGGCTACCGGTAGCCGGATCGCTTTCCGCGAACCCGAACGCGCGGTCGCCGCGTTGCGTGCGGGCAGTGCCGATCTGATCGTCGGCGCGCTGCCGTTCGATCCGCGCGAACCGGCCGCGCTGACCGTGCCGGAACAGGCCGAGCACACGGCGGGACCGTGGCGGCCCGCGGCGTTGCCGGAGCTGCCCGCGGTCCAGTTCCTCACCGAAATCCCCAGTGCCGCTGAACATATCGCGCGAGTGACGAAGCTGGTCGAGCAGCTCGGCGATCCGGCGCAGCCGTTGCGCAAGGTGGTCGCGGCCCGCTCCATCCTCGCCGAGGCGGCGTCGGCGCTGGACCCCGAGGTGGTCGCCGCGCATCTGCTCGCGCGCCATCCGCACGCGAACGTGTTCGCGGTCGACCTGAGCGCGGCCGGGCGCACGGGCGCGACGCTGGTCGGCGCGACCCCCGAAGTGCTGATCGAGCGCCGCGGCCGGACCGTCACCCTGCATCCGCTGGCGGGCACCGTGCCCCGCCTGGCCGATCCGGACGCCGACGCCGCCCAGGCGCGCGACCTGCTGGCCAGCGGCAAGAACCGGGACGAGCACGCGTTCGTCATCGACTGGATCCGGGACCGGTTGGGACCGGTCTGCGCCGAGTTGTCCATTCCCGACGGCCCGGAACTGGTCAGAACCCACGAGGTCTGGCACCTCGCCACGCCGATCAGCGGCACGCTGCGCGACCCCGCGACCACTGCGCTCGAGCTGGCCCTGCTGCTGCATCCGACGCCCGCCCTCTGCGGCACACCGACCGACCTGGCGCTCGAGACCATCGCCGGCCTCGAAGAGGACCGCGGTTTCTACGGCGGCGCGGTCGGCTGGTGCGACGCGCACGGCGACGGCTCCTGGGTGGTGGCGATCCGCTGCGCGGAACTGTCCGCGGACGGCCGCACGGTGCACGCCTACGCCGGCGGCGGCATCGTCGCCGCCTCGGACCCCAAGGCCGAACTCGACGAGACCACCGCCAAACTCCGCACGTTGCTCGGCAGCCTGCACTGCGCGATCCCCGCCCACTGA
- a CDS encoding DUF2613 domain-containing protein codes for MKFAVPGVASAVGGAVLGVIAVLLVTVAVQQNTRPDIDRSGDKDSSLLNNVEYGSR; via the coding sequence ATGAAGTTTGCTGTTCCTGGTGTTGCGAGTGCTGTCGGCGGCGCCGTGCTCGGTGTGATCGCGGTGCTCCTCGTGACCGTTGCGGTGCAGCAGAACACGCGTCCGGACATCGACCGCAGCGGCGACAAGGATTCGTCGCTGCTGAACAACGTCGAGTACGGCAGTCGCTGA
- a CDS encoding alpha-(1->3)-arabinofuranosyltransferase, with protein MGRRWFAGTVLAAFLLTFLQAPGRTVADTKYDLAQNPLGFLERASHLWSSQAPMGQVQNQAYGYFFPHGAFFSAGHALGVPAWATQRIWWALLLLAGFWGIVRLCETLGIGTRGSRIVAALAFALSPRVLTTLGSISSETLPMMLAPWVLLAPAALGLRGRARRRGGAVSPAGSALALALMGSVNAVATVAAFLPALLWWGSYRPNREWWRFTRAWVPLLVLATFWWAVPLLLLGKVSPPFLDYIESSGVTTQWASLAEVLRGTDSWTPFVSPERIAGAVLVTQPAAVLATGLLAAAGMAGLALRSMPYRGRLALILCVGLVGICAGYVGELGGPFAESVRLFLDSGGAPLRNVHKLEPLIRIPLVLGLAQLLARVPLPASVPMPVWRSAFAHPERDRVVAVAALVLTALTLATSLAWTGRLAPRGAYDRVPAYWEQTAQWLHDNAADTRALVVPGAPFGSQVWGLTRDEPLQALASTPWAVRDSVPLNPPGTIRAMDSVQRLIADGRPSTGLARTLAGQGIGILVLRNDLDAETSRSTRPMLAHRAIEGSPGLTKVAEFGAPIESAVIAEDLVADGDLRPAYPAVEIYRVGAPAPGTPAEVRSGAGAPQSFPGAYTVPLDTMPVVQGGPEVLERLRRDPGTADTPALLAADAVRAGLPIGPLTVTDTPMDREADFGRVDNHNSALRAPGDARRTHNLVPDYPVDGAEPVRGEWSGATVTASSSAADATQLGGAAPGSSTAAAVDGDPATAWVSNGTEHALGQWLRLELDQPVKAGQLTFSTSAAAIGDPVKWVEVRTANGTVTTRIPEPGTPVSVSLPAGKTTWVTITAVRTETGKRGGQFGISELTLDDYSVRDQPVRVDIRHRTVLPPTQPGAQVRGWDLGQEFPGRSGCFDSPNRVRCSKGLALAPEEPGTFQRTLSVPEPMSVTPELTVRTRQGPALEALLTDPDRPVARGQADVGDLRGAAFAATDGDPRTSWTAPEDSVRALTGPKPTLTLELPEPALVTGLDLTPPLGGLPATPTAVVVNLGDGPQVRELEPGDPGTPRRISLHPTVTDRIELSLQSWRPVLDQTALGFVLSQPPGLAEVEVLGPGYPAPAPLDREITVPCALGPTITVDGQIRQTSVTATADELRSGAPVPARVCPDDAAPQSDSGALGLAPGRADVTVGPTDLFFVDRLRLDRTDLTAADPADRSTRVLVLPLSTNVGWQAKTADGRALEPVVVDGWQQAWLVPADARGSVTVSFPIDRWYRLGIFGGLLLLLPLFFLAIPRRTRTSEKAAAQGDTAPENTAAPDSEVPDTTPNTGAPSKTGADVPDPTTHTAATPEADADPSDTARDTTATLRAGADEPHIPRDTAASPKAPADEPDSAPRTWGTRWLGALGLAAAATVIAGPVGTLLTAGTLAAVRFRPRYAARALVVVAGVGTVLSAAVLSTGPWRSGDGYLGGSLWAQLPALLAVVAVGVAALPPARRKN; from the coding sequence CTGGGTAGACGCTGGTTCGCCGGAACCGTTCTCGCCGCGTTTCTGCTGACCTTTCTGCAGGCTCCCGGGCGCACGGTCGCGGACACCAAATACGACCTGGCGCAGAACCCGCTGGGTTTCCTCGAACGCGCCAGCCATCTGTGGAGCAGCCAGGCTCCGATGGGCCAGGTGCAGAACCAGGCGTACGGGTACTTCTTCCCGCACGGCGCCTTCTTCTCGGCCGGACATGCGCTCGGCGTGCCGGCCTGGGCGACCCAGCGGATCTGGTGGGCGCTGCTGCTGCTCGCCGGATTCTGGGGCATCGTCCGGCTGTGCGAGACCCTCGGCATCGGCACTCGCGGCTCCCGGATCGTCGCGGCGCTCGCCTTCGCGCTCTCGCCGCGCGTGCTCACGACGCTGGGCTCGATCTCCTCCGAAACCCTGCCGATGATGCTGGCCCCGTGGGTGCTGCTCGCGCCGGCCGCCCTCGGGCTCCGCGGTCGCGCCCGGCGGCGCGGCGGGGCCGTCTCCCCCGCGGGCAGCGCGCTCGCGCTGGCCCTGATGGGGTCGGTCAACGCGGTCGCGACGGTCGCCGCGTTCCTGCCCGCGCTGCTCTGGTGGGGTTCCTACCGGCCCAATCGCGAATGGTGGCGGTTCACCCGAGCCTGGGTGCCGCTGCTGGTGCTCGCCACGTTCTGGTGGGCGGTGCCGTTGCTCCTGCTGGGCAAGGTGAGCCCGCCGTTCCTGGACTACATCGAATCCTCCGGCGTGACAACGCAATGGGCCTCGCTCGCCGAGGTGTTGCGCGGCACGGACAGCTGGACGCCGTTCGTCTCGCCGGAACGCATCGCGGGCGCGGTCCTGGTGACCCAGCCTGCCGCGGTACTCGCCACCGGGCTGCTCGCCGCGGCGGGCATGGCCGGGCTTGCCCTGCGGTCCATGCCGTACCGGGGACGGCTCGCGCTCATCCTCTGCGTCGGCCTGGTCGGCATCTGCGCGGGCTACGTCGGTGAGCTGGGCGGTCCGTTCGCCGAATCGGTGCGGCTGTTCCTGGACTCCGGCGGCGCGCCGCTGCGCAACGTACACAAACTCGAGCCGCTGATCCGAATTCCCTTGGTACTCGGCCTCGCCCAGCTGCTGGCCCGGGTGCCGCTGCCGGCCTCGGTGCCGATGCCGGTGTGGCGCAGCGCGTTCGCCCATCCCGAGCGGGACCGGGTGGTCGCCGTCGCCGCCCTGGTGCTGACCGCGCTGACCCTGGCCACGTCGCTGGCCTGGACCGGCCGGCTGGCACCGCGCGGCGCCTACGACCGGGTGCCCGCGTACTGGGAGCAGACCGCGCAGTGGTTGCACGACAACGCCGCCGACACCCGAGCGCTGGTCGTGCCCGGTGCGCCGTTCGGCAGCCAGGTCTGGGGGCTGACCCGGGACGAACCGTTGCAGGCCTTGGCGAGCACGCCGTGGGCGGTCCGGGACTCGGTGCCGCTGAACCCGCCGGGCACCATCCGCGCCATGGATTCGGTGCAGCGACTGATCGCCGACGGCAGGCCGTCCACCGGCCTGGCCCGCACACTGGCCGGACAGGGCATCGGAATCCTGGTGCTGCGCAACGACCTCGACGCCGAGACCTCGCGCTCGACCCGGCCGATGCTGGCGCACCGGGCGATCGAGGGTTCGCCGGGCTTGACCAAGGTCGCCGAATTCGGCGCACCGATCGAATCTGCGGTCATCGCCGAAGATCTCGTCGCCGACGGCGATCTGCGCCCCGCTTACCCGGCGGTCGAGATCTATCGCGTGGGCGCTCCGGCGCCGGGCACGCCTGCCGAAGTGCGCAGCGGAGCCGGTGCGCCGCAATCGTTCCCGGGTGCGTACACGGTGCCGCTCGATACGATGCCGGTCGTCCAAGGCGGGCCCGAGGTGCTCGAACGTCTGCGCCGCGATCCCGGCACGGCCGATACCCCGGCTTTGCTCGCCGCCGACGCGGTGCGGGCGGGGCTGCCGATCGGACCGCTGACCGTCACCGACACCCCGATGGATCGCGAGGCCGACTTCGGCCGGGTGGACAACCACAATTCGGCGCTGCGCGCGCCCGGCGACGCCCGCCGCACGCACAACCTGGTGCCCGACTACCCGGTCGACGGCGCGGAACCGGTGCGCGGGGAGTGGTCGGGGGCGACCGTCACGGCGTCCAGCTCCGCCGCCGATGCCACGCAACTCGGCGGTGCCGCGCCGGGTAGCTCGACCGCCGCCGCCGTCGACGGCGATCCGGCGACCGCCTGGGTCAGCAACGGCACCGAACACGCACTGGGCCAGTGGCTCCGGCTCGAGCTGGACCAGCCGGTCAAGGCCGGGCAGCTCACCTTCAGCACCAGCGCGGCCGCCATCGGCGACCCGGTGAAATGGGTGGAGGTACGCACGGCGAACGGCACCGTGACGACCAGGATTCCCGAACCCGGTACGCCGGTGTCGGTTTCGCTGCCCGCGGGCAAGACCACCTGGGTCACCATCACCGCCGTCCGCACCGAAACCGGCAAGCGCGGCGGGCAGTTCGGCATCAGCGAGCTGACACTGGACGACTACTCCGTGCGCGACCAGCCGGTCCGCGTCGACATCCGGCACCGGACCGTGCTGCCGCCGACGCAGCCCGGAGCACAAGTGCGCGGCTGGGACCTCGGGCAGGAATTCCCCGGTCGCAGTGGCTGTTTCGATTCGCCGAACCGGGTGCGCTGCAGCAAGGGACTGGCCTTGGCACCGGAGGAGCCCGGCACGTTCCAGCGCACCCTCTCGGTGCCGGAGCCGATGTCGGTGACACCCGAACTGACCGTCCGCACTCGACAGGGCCCGGCGCTGGAGGCGCTGCTCACCGACCCCGACCGGCCGGTCGCCCGCGGCCAGGCCGACGTGGGGGACCTGCGCGGAGCGGCGTTCGCGGCGACGGACGGCGATCCGCGTACCAGCTGGACCGCGCCGGAGGACTCGGTGCGCGCGCTGACCGGCCCGAAACCCACACTGACACTCGAACTTCCCGAACCCGCGCTGGTGACGGGCCTCGACCTGACGCCGCCGCTGGGTGGACTCCCGGCCACGCCCACCGCCGTGGTGGTGAACCTGGGCGACGGACCGCAGGTGCGGGAACTGGAACCGGGCGACCCCGGCACCCCGCGCCGGATCTCGCTGCACCCCACCGTGACCGATCGCATCGAACTCAGTCTGCAATCCTGGCGGCCGGTGCTCGACCAGACCGCGCTCGGCTTCGTACTCTCGCAACCGCCCGGTCTGGCCGAGGTCGAGGTGCTCGGCCCCGGCTACCCGGCCCCCGCACCACTGGACCGAGAGATCACCGTCCCCTGCGCGCTCGGACCGACGATCACCGTCGACGGGCAGATCCGCCAGACCTCGGTCACCGCCACCGCGGACGAGCTGCGCTCCGGCGCACCGGTTCCCGCGCGGGTGTGCCCGGACGACGCCGCGCCGCAGTCCGATTCCGGCGCGCTCGGGCTGGCACCGGGCCGGGCGGATGTCACCGTCGGCCCGACCGACCTGTTCTTCGTCGACCGGCTTCGCCTGGACCGCACCGATTTAACTGCCGCGGACCCGGCGGACCGCAGCACCCGCGTGCTGGTGCTGCCGCTGAGCACGAACGTCGGCTGGCAAGCGAAAACGGCCGACGGGCGTGCGCTGGAGCCCGTGGTCGTCGACGGCTGGCAGCAGGCCTGGCTGGTCCCGGCCGACGCGCGCGGGTCCGTCACGGTGTCGTTCCCGATCGACCGCTGGTATCGCCTCGGGATCTTCGGCGGGCTGCTGCTCTTGCTCCCGCTGTTCTTCCTCGCGATTCCTCGCCGTACGCGTACTTCGGAAAAGGCTGCCGCCCAGGGGGATACCGCGCCCGAAAACACCGCCGCACCGGACTCCGAAGTGCCGGACACCACGCCCAACACAGGCGCGCCATCGAAAACCGGTGCCGACGTACCGGACCCGACGACCCACACAGCGGCGACGCCGGAAGCCGATGCCGACCCGTCGGACACCGCGCGCGATACCACCGCGACACTGAGAGCGGGTGCCGACGAACCCCACATCCCGCGCGACACAGCCGCATCACCGAAAGCCCCTGCCGACGAGCCGGATTCCGCGCCGCGCACGTGGGGCACCCGCTGGCTCGGGGCGCTCGGGCTCGCCGCGGCCGCGACGGTGATCGCCGGTCCGGTCGGAACCTTGCTCACCGCAGGCACACTCGCGGCCGTCCGGTTCCGTCCCCGATATGCGGCGCGTGCGCTGGTCGTCGTCGCGGGCGTCGGCACCGTGCTGTCGGCGGCGGTGCTGTCCACCGGGCCGTGGCGCTCCGGCGACGGCTATCTCGGCGGCTCGCTCTGGGCACAGTTGCCCGCGCTGCTCGCCGTGGTCGCCGTCGGAGTCGCGGCGCTGCCGCCCGCACGCCGGAAGAACTGA
- a CDS encoding DinB family protein, with protein MYDLTRATDVASLATEHAVEYADLLLTDSPKLRQRPAPEVWSPLEYACHMRDVLFVQRERALAARRWDTPEATPMGRDERVEHDGYADQRPSDVGRQLRDAAQLFANVLDRLKDEDWERTLIYSFPQRQERSVRWLALHTLHELRHHLRDMHLQLDS; from the coding sequence GTGTACGACCTGACCCGCGCGACCGACGTGGCGTCACTGGCCACCGAGCACGCCGTCGAATACGCCGACCTGCTCCTCACCGATTCGCCGAAACTACGGCAACGCCCGGCGCCCGAGGTGTGGTCGCCGCTCGAATACGCCTGTCACATGCGCGATGTGCTGTTCGTGCAACGCGAACGCGCGCTCGCCGCCCGCCGCTGGGACACCCCGGAAGCGACGCCGATGGGCCGCGACGAACGCGTCGAGCACGACGGCTACGCGGATCAGCGTCCGTCGGATGTCGGCAGGCAGCTCCGCGACGCCGCGCAGCTGTTCGCCAACGTGCTGGACCGGTTGAAGGACGAGGACTGGGAGCGCACCCTGATCTACAGCTTCCCGCAGCGCCAGGAACGTTCGGTGCGCTGGCTCGCGCTGCACACCCTGCACGAATTGCGCCATCATCTGCGCGATATGCACCTCCAGCTGGACAGCTGA
- a CDS encoding acyltransferase family protein yields the protein MTATLPTADTTVPPAAESVPARAFLPALEGMRGLAALGVLLTHVAFQTGAANTPVLGRVWGRFDMAVAVFFALSGFLLWRPHATGARGLGPAPSVGYYLRHRAARILPAYWVVVIAVLVLLPGAAGTAGLRVWVSNLALLQVFVPLTLTDGLTQMWSLSVEVAFYLVLPLLAFALVWLRGNAARYRVPVLLVFAAVCLGWNFIPVPTPDAIHSDNWLPAYLPWFAMGMVLAELSLHSEKLSKGWRVAGNQPLMWAVAAVAFGVSATDVAGPAGLTHAQPWQYAAKMGLGAIIGFTLLAPLVLGAPGRSHRWLESRVAATVGRWSYGIFIWHLAVLSVVFPVFGILPFAGDFGYVLVLTIALTLPVAAASYALIEEPARQWMRRWDRPKPPRELEEEDRLAAP from the coding sequence ATGACCGCAACGCTGCCCACCGCCGACACGACCGTTCCACCGGCCGCGGAATCCGTGCCCGCGCGCGCATTTCTCCCCGCGCTGGAAGGTATGCGCGGATTGGCCGCGCTCGGAGTGTTGTTGACGCACGTAGCTTTTCAGACCGGTGCGGCCAATACCCCCGTGCTCGGACGGGTCTGGGGACGGTTCGACATGGCGGTCGCGGTGTTCTTCGCGCTCTCCGGTTTCCTGCTGTGGCGTCCGCACGCGACGGGGGCGCGCGGGCTGGGACCGGCCCCGTCGGTGGGCTACTACCTCCGGCATCGCGCCGCGCGCATTCTGCCCGCGTACTGGGTGGTGGTGATCGCGGTGCTGGTGCTGCTGCCCGGTGCGGCCGGGACCGCGGGCCTGCGCGTGTGGGTGTCGAATCTGGCGCTGCTGCAGGTATTCGTGCCGTTGACGCTGACCGATGGGCTGACCCAGATGTGGAGCCTCTCGGTGGAGGTGGCCTTCTATCTGGTGCTGCCGTTGCTCGCGTTCGCCCTGGTGTGGTTGCGCGGGAACGCCGCTCGGTACCGGGTTCCGGTGTTGCTCGTATTCGCGGCGGTGTGCCTGGGCTGGAACTTCATTCCGGTGCCGACCCCCGATGCCATCCATTCCGATAATTGGCTGCCCGCATATCTGCCGTGGTTCGCGATGGGAATGGTGCTGGCCGAACTGTCACTTCATAGCGAAAAGCTATCGAAAGGTTGGCGGGTGGCGGGGAATCAGCCGCTGATGTGGGCGGTCGCGGCGGTCGCGTTCGGCGTCTCGGCGACCGATGTCGCGGGCCCCGCCGGACTGACCCACGCGCAGCCGTGGCAGTACGCGGCGAAGATGGGTCTCGGCGCGATCATCGGCTTCACCCTGCTAGCCCCGCTGGTACTCGGTGCGCCGGGCCGGTCGCACCGGTGGCTGGAGTCCCGGGTGGCCGCGACCGTCGGGCGCTGGTCCTACGGCATCTTCATCTGGCATCTCGCGGTGCTCTCGGTGGTCTTCCCGGTCTTCGGGATCCTGCCGTTCGCCGGCGATTTCGGCTACGTCCTCGTGCTCACCATCGCGCTGACCTTGCCCGTGGCCGCGGCCAGCTATGCGTTGATCGAGGAGCCTGCCCGGCAGTGGATGCGGCGCTGGGACCGCCCGAAGCCGCCGCGCGAACTCGAGGAAGAGGACCGGCTCGCCGCCCCGTGA
- a CDS encoding DUF3068 domain-containing protein produces the protein MALSAGTRRTVACLLVGLGALLIVAALMIPTYTVGKLAKTPLDLEITTIATNQPGEESLVLDSKSLTGDGVAKIDKDVNLVSQRFLTVEEPSDASEMTVQAGSTLRRTDKQGDTGLLTATIDRVTIDRKTGEPVDKEPNGSIAVTVNKEMQSVADPVQHTGLQYRFPIGTEKKTYPYFDLNVRKTYDINFVEETEINSLKVYHFQQTIPATNLYDVVPAPTNKLTFPAAKWGVEGEGDVTMARWYSNTRDVWVEPETGTVIKGGEQLHLFYARSGDKPEVSALKSHIVFNENTIESQIAVAKENIDKLSLYGRIMPIILGVLGVIALIVGVILGVRGGSAAAPAGSGGPLNRRSGGSAAAGGTRPVDNDPPTEQIKITKQP, from the coding sequence ATGGCACTGAGTGCCGGAACCAGAAGGACGGTGGCCTGCCTGCTCGTGGGTCTCGGCGCGTTGCTGATCGTCGCCGCGCTGATGATCCCGACATACACCGTCGGCAAACTGGCGAAGACTCCTCTCGATCTCGAGATCACCACGATCGCGACCAACCAACCCGGTGAAGAGAGTCTCGTGCTGGACTCCAAGTCGCTCACCGGCGACGGCGTCGCGAAGATCGACAAGGACGTCAACCTGGTCTCGCAGCGCTTCCTCACCGTCGAAGAGCCCTCCGATGCCTCCGAGATGACGGTGCAGGCGGGTTCGACGTTGCGGCGCACCGACAAGCAGGGCGACACCGGCCTGCTGACCGCGACCATCGACCGCGTCACCATCGACCGCAAGACCGGTGAGCCGGTCGACAAGGAGCCGAACGGCTCGATCGCGGTCACGGTGAACAAGGAGATGCAGTCGGTCGCCGACCCGGTGCAGCACACCGGCCTGCAGTACCGCTTCCCGATCGGTACCGAGAAGAAGACCTACCCGTACTTCGATCTCAACGTGCGCAAGACCTACGACATCAACTTCGTCGAGGAAACCGAGATCAACAGCCTGAAGGTCTACCACTTCCAGCAGACCATCCCGGCGACCAACCTCTACGACGTGGTGCCCGCGCCGACCAACAAGCTGACCTTCCCGGCCGCCAAGTGGGGCGTCGAGGGCGAGGGCGACGTCACCATGGCCCGCTGGTACAGCAACACCCGCGACGTGTGGGTCGAGCCGGAGACCGGCACCGTGATCAAGGGTGGCGAGCAGCTGCACCTGTTCTACGCGCGCTCCGGCGACAAGCCCGAGGTCAGCGCGCTGAAGTCGCATATCGTCTTCAACGAGAACACCATCGAGTCGCAGATCGCGGTGGCCAAGGAGAACATCGACAAGCTGTCGCTGTACGGCCGGATCATGCCGATCATCCTCGGTGTGCTCGGCGTGATCGCGTTGATCGTGGGCGTGATCCTCGGCGTGCGCGGCGGCTCCGCGGCCGCCCCGGCGGGCAGCGGCGGGCCGTTGAACCGGCGCTCCGGTGGTTCGGCCGCGGCCGGTGGGACGCGGCCGGTGGACAACGATCCGCCGACCGAACAGATCAAGATCACGAAACAACCGTGA
- a CDS encoding polysaccharide biosynthesis protein: protein MTSVSAVRRFPVVADLTLVTAGAMTANVAGYLLQLLAGRWLGVAGYSEFASLLAVQLLCAVPALALQNVVARELVRGASAAALRGLQWRCAVIVAVVVALLIPVVTAALNVGVAACAAALCAAPALVLLSGEQGVLQGGRRFRALGVVLGAAGIARVAPALVVLAAGGGAAPALTAAAAGIAVAAAFARFVAGSPAPRDRTADVDEDEVVQAIGVLPVLRAAQVQAALMALSSADLIVVRMVLDDADASRYALGTIAAKIAFWLPQAVGVVLYPRMAQPTHSARAIRSALAVLSGIGIAAVLCAALAAPIAPVLAGQDYAPIQGLLWLFALHGAILAVLQGAMLSAIAVDRTALAALTWLGLAIEVTLMVAFARSIPALITTAAACAATTTLVVAAIVLHTAARDRHQTH, encoded by the coding sequence ATGACGAGCGTGTCTGCGGTCCGTCGGTTTCCTGTGGTGGCGGATCTGACGTTGGTGACGGCGGGTGCGATGACCGCCAACGTGGCCGGCTACCTGTTGCAGCTGCTGGCGGGGCGATGGCTGGGCGTCGCCGGATACAGCGAGTTCGCGAGCCTGCTCGCGGTGCAGCTGCTGTGTGCGGTGCCCGCGCTGGCCTTGCAGAACGTGGTGGCGAGGGAACTGGTCCGGGGCGCGAGTGCCGCCGCGTTGCGCGGGTTGCAGTGGCGGTGCGCGGTGATCGTGGCGGTGGTCGTCGCCTTGCTGATTCCGGTGGTGACCGCGGCGTTGAATGTCGGCGTCGCCGCCTGCGCCGCGGCGTTGTGCGCGGCCCCAGCCCTGGTGCTGCTGTCCGGTGAACAGGGAGTGTTGCAGGGCGGCAGGCGGTTTCGGGCGTTGGGCGTCGTGCTCGGCGCGGCTGGTATCGCCAGGGTCGCGCCCGCGCTCGTCGTGCTCGCCGCTGGGGGTGGCGCGGCGCCCGCACTGACCGCGGCGGCGGCGGGTATCGCGGTGGCGGCGGCGTTCGCCAGGTTCGTCGCGGGCTCGCCCGCCCCGCGCGACCGCACCGCCGACGTGGACGAAGACGAAGTGGTGCAGGCCATCGGGGTGCTACCGGTGCTGCGGGCCGCGCAGGTGCAGGCGGCGCTGATGGCACTGTCCTCCGCCGATCTGATCGTCGTCCGCATGGTCCTGGACGACGCGGACGCCAGCCGTTACGCGCTGGGCACCATCGCGGCCAAGATCGCGTTCTGGTTGCCGCAGGCGGTCGGTGTGGTGCTGTACCCGCGGATGGCGCAGCCGACCCATTCGGCGCGCGCGATCCGCTCGGCGCTGGCCGTGCTGTCCGGCATCGGCATCGCCGCCGTGCTGTGCGCCGCCCTGGCCGCACCGATCGCGCCCGTGCTGGCGGGCCAGGACTACGCCCCCATTCAAGGACTGCTGTGGCTGTTCGCCTTGCACGGTGCGATCCTCGCCGTGCTCCAGGGCGCGATGCTGTCCGCCATCGCCGTCGACCGCACCGCCCTCGCCGCCCTGACCTGGTTGGGCCTGGCAATCGAGGTGACGCTGATGGTCGCGTTCGCCCGCTCGATACCCGCCCTCATCACCACCGCCGCCGCATGCGCCGCCACCACGACCCTCGTGGTCGCGGCCATCGTCCTGCACACCGCAGCACGCGACCGCCACCAGACCCACTGA
- a CDS encoding glycosyltransferase family 4 protein encodes MREVLLLCWRDTGHPQGGGSERYLEQVGAQLAARGVKVTLRTARYPGAPKREHLDGIDISRAGGRYSVYPRALAAMALGRLGLGPLRDVRPDAIIDTQNGIPFFATAAAKAPAVVLVHHGHREQWPVAGRLVGRIGWWIESRLSPRVHRRNQYLTVSLPSAEELATLGVEQTRIAVVRNGAEPVPADAPTGAAETRTDNPRIVVLSRLVPHKQIEDALAVVARLRPEIPGLHLDVIGDGWWADNLKADAARLGIADALTFHGHVDERRKHELLSRAWVHVLPSRKEGWGLAVIEAAQHGVPTIGYRSSRGLTDSIIDGVTGLLVDDVPQLSDAVGELLGDHAARTVMGEKARARAREFSWEQTGNGVYEVLAAVARGERTSGLIAPRPVG; translated from the coding sequence GTGCGCGAAGTCCTCCTGCTGTGCTGGCGCGACACCGGGCACCCGCAGGGCGGCGGCAGCGAACGCTACCTCGAGCAGGTCGGCGCGCAGCTCGCGGCACGCGGTGTCAAGGTCACCCTGCGCACCGCTCGCTATCCGGGCGCGCCCAAGCGTGAACACCTCGACGGCATCGACATCAGCCGGGCCGGTGGGCGCTACTCCGTCTATCCGCGGGCACTGGCCGCGATGGCGCTCGGCAGGCTCGGCCTCGGGCCGCTGCGCGACGTGCGACCCGACGCCATCATCGACACGCAGAACGGCATCCCGTTCTTCGCCACCGCGGCCGCCAAGGCGCCGGCGGTGGTGCTGGTGCATCACGGCCATCGGGAACAGTGGCCGGTCGCCGGGCGGCTGGTCGGCCGGATCGGCTGGTGGATCGAATCGCGACTCTCGCCGCGCGTACACCGGCGCAATCAATACCTGACCGTTTCGCTGCCCTCGGCCGAGGAACTCGCCACCCTCGGCGTCGAGCAGACCCGGATCGCGGTGGTGCGCAACGGCGCTGAACCCGTCCCCGCCGACGCGCCGACCGGCGCCGCCGAAACCCGCACGGACAACCCGCGCATCGTGGTGCTGTCGCGGCTGGTGCCGCACAAGCAGATCGAGGACGCGCTCGCGGTCGTCGCGCGACTACGCCCCGAAATCCCCGGCCTGCATCTCGACGTGATCGGCGACGGCTGGTGGGCCGACAACCTGAAAGCCGACGCCGCGCGACTCGGCATCGCCGACGCCCTCACCTTCCACGGACACGTCGACGAACGCCGCAAACACGAATTGCTCTCCCGCGCTTGGGTGCACGTGCTGCCCTCGCGTAAAGAAGGCTGGGGGCTCGCCGTCATCGAAGCCGCGCAGCACGGCGTCCCCACGATCGGCTACCGCAGTTCCCGCGGTCTCACCGACTCGATCATCGACGGCGTCACCGGACTGCTGGTAGACGACGTCCCCCAATTGTCCGACGCAGTAGGCGAACTGCTCGGCGACCACGCCGCCCGCACGGTGATGGGCGAGAAGGCGCGGGCCCGCGCCCGGGAATTCTCCTGGGAGCAAACGGGTAACGGGGTGTACGAGGTGCTGGCCGCAGTCGCACGCGGCGAGCGCACGTCGGGGTTGATCGCCCCGCGCCCGGTCGGTTGA